From one Hirundo rustica isolate bHirRus1 chromosome 8, bHirRus1.pri.v3, whole genome shotgun sequence genomic stretch:
- the CCDC172 gene encoding coiled-coil domain-containing protein 172: MNLNALFQQIQFTEKQAREKRNFIQQAKCDINRSYERINQIKEELSTAKINLETKVQQLSAKQFNAEILKKHEDSLEKQKAELINQRSSLLKIMADAKRKITEEEDNFTREVTEFNSEYGLTSNRDLLLKKKVKTEINDLENEAALLKNEMESMEHKNVQLNALQLQKNELKQDLFTLQSELKDLEKLIREAERMTKVLEAEKVQVTEKPQTDPECLRLKKELEKCKDDSWESVCETLQTEIEILQMNLSQKKSSGK; this comes from the exons ATGAACCTGAACGCTCTGTTCCAGCAAATCCAGTTCACAGAGAAGCAGGCGAGGGAGAAGAGGAACTTCATCCAGCAAG CTAAATGCGACATAAATAGAAGTTACGAAAGAATTAACCAAATAAAAGAAGAGCTGAGCACTGCAAAAATTAACTTAGAAACCAAG GTTCAGCAACTGTCTGCAAAGCAGTTCAATGCAGAAATTTTGAAGAAACATGAAGACAgcttagaaaagcaaaaagctgaACTTATTAATCAAAGATCCAGTCTTCTTAAAATCATG GCagatgcaaagagaaaaattactgaGGAGGAAGATAATTTTACCAGAGAAGTAACAGAGTTTAACAGTGAATATGGACTAACAAGTAATAGAGATCTTCTTCTTAAAAAGAAAGTCAAGACTGAAATAAATGATTTAGAGAATGAGGCAGCTCTGTTGAAAAATG aaatgGAGTCAATGGAACATAAAAATGTTCAGTTAAATGCACTCCAGCTGCAGAAGAATGAATTAAAGCAGGATTTATTTACTCTCCAAAGTGAGCTCAAAG ACCTTGAGAAACTCATCAGGGAGGCTGAAAGAATGACGAAAGTcttagaagcagaaaaagttCAAGTCACTGAAAAACCTCAGACTGATCCTGAATGTTTAAG ACTTAAGAAAGAGTTGGAAAAATGCAAAGATGATAGTTGGGAAAGTGTCTGTGAGACTCTTCAAACAGAAATTGAAATTCTGCAAATG aatTTGTCACAAAAGAAGTCTTCAGGGAAGTGA